In the genome of Nymphaea colorata isolate Beijing-Zhang1983 chromosome 9, ASM883128v2, whole genome shotgun sequence, one region contains:
- the LOC116260908 gene encoding ubiquitin-related modifier 1 homolog 2-like, translated as MHLTLEFGGGLELLCASVKKHHVDVNLKTGEDQLTMRDLLSWVRSNVIKQRPEMFMKGETVRPGILVLINDCDWELSGQLDASLSEKDEVVFISTLHGG; from the exons TGGTGGTTTGGAGCTTCTTTGTGCTTCTGTCAAGAAGCATCATGTTGATGTTAACTTGAAAACTGGCGAGGACCAG TTAACAATGAGAGATTTACTCTCATGGGTCCGCAGCAATGTGATCAAGCAGAGACCTGAAATGTTCATGAAGGGAGAAACTGT gAGACCTGGCATCTTGGTGCTGATCAATGACTGCGATTGGGAACTCTCTGGTCAGCTTGATGCATCTTTGTCAGAAAAGGATGAGGTAGTTTTCATCTCAACCTTACATGGGGGTTAG